In Quercus robur chromosome 11, dhQueRobu3.1, whole genome shotgun sequence, the sequence ATAGCTCACTAGAATTGATCTGAGCTACTTTAGCACTCAGTCTCCGCTCTCTCTTTTTCCAGGGACGGCTCAACATAATTTGGGGTGAAAAACTCATGTGGagttttttatatgtaaatattaattataaaactatttaatactaatcaaaacATGGTTAATTAtttacattaaatacataatttgatgaataatatcaatttaattaattttaatttcatataagaattgaatatcatagttgaaacaaaaattttgataaaataaaaataaaaataaaaatatattgtgaAGAAATTGGGATTGTACACAAGTTGAGTTATGCATAATTAATAGACTATCATTTGTTTATATGTCAAACTTGATTtgatcaagaaaaagaaaatgtatctTATTTCATCACTGTTTTTCAATTATTCCAAacctataaaaggaaaataaatgtttaagaaaaattaaagaaataaaaaagcaagagttttattttaaaaaataataatattattattacctttaaaaatgaaaaaggaaaaaaaattaatgtaattctaatttatttttctttatgtaaATTTGTGtatgaattataaaatataataatgattacataataaacaacaaaatttaatattgttTAAGTTAACTCTAAAATTTTTAGTACATATGTGTTCTAATATAGCTTTAAAAATGTTACAATTTAACCATTTTATGAATCTGTATTGACAAAAATATTAGAATATATATGATCTCATTGAGATTAGGCtacctaataaaaaaatttccatctcaATCGTAAGTGAAATctttacaaaaatacaaatattataaaatggCTATGGCCTATTCatgtgtaaaaaataaataaataaataaataaataaactttaattGATAAACACAATTAATGTagaaaatatatcatttttttggcaaactacactttttttttaccctatatatatatatatatatataatcactgAAATTACACTTAACctcctaaactattgaaatgcACTATCAACTCCCTCCTTGAACATAGTGAATTAGCATATGCTACTATGTATCTATTTATGTAAGTTCGTGAATGGAAACATATGCTCAAAatttttgtaactcaattgacacCACTTAATATTTCTAATATAAACATTCAAGTTCAAATCTTATTCTTCTTAACTATcaaataattgaataaaaaaaaagtttttacaaACATGTGGATGTTAAAATTGTAAATGCTCACGAAGAattgacatttttatttttttcaatatgcTGTCGTACCACTAGCTTTCACAAAGTGATATGTTATTGGTTGAAAGTTTTGGATAACTTTATTTTTGGCGGATTATTAGATAGATTAAAGAGTTGGTCGTGTTCATAgaatttttcctatttttaaagGCAAAAAAGCTTCTAATCTGCATAGTTTTCATTAACAAACTTGCGCAGGTCTGCACAATGCGGTTTGTTGCAAAGACAGCACTCTTGATTTCTTGTGTCCATTGACATTTAGACACTCACCTAACAACCAACATGcttgtgcaaaaaaaaaagccattacAAAATTACTTTCTTTTATCCTAGCGTGATCTAGTTTTTAATTAACAATTGTTTCTATTATTAATCACCTAGcatgttataaaattttttttttaaaaaaaaaattgtttctattGACATCATGGGTTAAACCCATGATGTCAATAGAAACAAATTTTTGGATATTATATTAGTATTAGGtttaaacaaaactaaaattgTGTGGATTCTATCGATAGACTTGTATTCCATATTTCCATGGATAAgtttaaggtaaaaaaaaaaaaaaaaaaaaatcccttacaatatatttaaacattttatgaaTGATGTTTGTGGAGACTTTTTGCCTCAGCTCGGCCAATAGCTTGCTTGTAACCGATTTTGGTTTGAATCCCTCATGATGTttggtggtacactactcccttagcttcacagcttataaggcagCAAGTGGGGGGGTTTTCCTTCGATGTGGGATTCAAGCCAAAATCGGTTACAAGTAAACTATTGGCCGGGTTACAAGCAAGTTATTGGCCAAGCTGAGGCAAAAAGTCTCCACAATGTTAATATTGATATTTgactattataatattttacaagCACAAAGATTATAagtaaattttataatctaatgGTGATTATTAATGTCAAAatacacaataaatttcaattaaatcatAAGTCAATTACAATCAAACCAGACCCTTTTGAATATCTATTACTGtcagtttttttaaaacattttttctctctctatgtgtgttaaaaatacttagtattctaaaaaaaaaaattataaccaaacttatgaactcatttttttttttttttaaacagtagataatataatttaatgacGGATACAAACATCATGAATGTTTTTATAGACAGGAGAATTGTCATTTTCTAGCCATCTTGACTTTCAGCAAGGTATAGAGTATGTGGAGGAAGTGAAATTCACGGAAGGGTTTGTCAAAATAGTCATTTAATTGTAAATTATTAACTAGAGTAATATTAAGTGAAATTCGAGTATAGtttaggtgtaacttgaatttAAGCTTATATATTCATATGTTGTATAAttcatgtgaaaatattttggcGTGAAatcatcattaaatttttttttttaataagtgagTCAACTTTATTAGTCCCGAAAGAATTCACTATTAATTACACTatgacttcttcttcttctctctctccttttttttttttttttttttttttgagaagataacTACACTATGACTTGATCCtgtaaattatgaaaaatgcaAGCAATTgctttaatattaattttttctctataagGTATAGACTTTATCAAAAACATCATTAAATACCACCCAAGTCATACGAGTACTTAAGAGTGATCTTAAATTCGtatattttctttcatctttttcaataCCACAATAAAaataggacaaaacttaggtacaatatttTAGGTGTTGTTACTTAGGTCCActttttaagattctgtcatatggctacttaactaaaaactatatttcattttcatgagaaaaaatctataTAGCAGAATATTAAAAGGAAACCTAAGAAACAGCACCTAAatattgtacttaagttttatCCATAAAAATAATGCTTAGAAGTCTAtaagtaataattaaaataatttattttctatatttggagtacaatattttgataatctatGCATATTAATTGAAAACTACTATCTATTagtatttgattattttgaataATATCGCGTGTAATGAACATGTCTACAACTAGTATATTAAAGGGTAAACTATGTATTTGATCCTCATATTTTATacgatattttaatttggtctctaacatttcaattatatcaatttggttcctaatcTTTAAGTGTCGTATTAATTTAGTCTATACTGCtatcttttggatgaaaattaatTGTTGAAGTGGTaaatagccaaaataaaaattagtttattgtcacatcaacagaaactaattttttattttgaccgttAGCCACATCAAAAATATTCATTCAAGCGATAACAATAAGAACTAAATTGATACAACACTAAAAGGTTACAGCACTAGCATTGAGGAGGTGTAAATTACACCCCTccagttgctattttacaactcaAGCCATCCAAAACTCACTCCATCCGAGtttgtaaacttaaaaaaatttgcaacctatgAACAATTACTATTCATagattgtaagaaaaaaaatataatattttaatcgtAATGAtgtaaaataggttttttttttttttttttttttttcatccccaAATGCTAATGCTTTTTTACTTGAACTAGTGCAATGAATCAGAAATCCACCTCATCCCTTACGTTTTTACTCAACCCTTGATACCTAGCATTTGGCCTACTTCCTCTCCTCAAAAGTCAAAAGTGATTGCCGACAACAGGTACattgacaatttttatttatacttatttaatttttatagaagacaatttttattttgccaCCACATTAACCACTTTTCATAAATCCATTACAAgcagtttttttcttttttttttaaaaaaaaaaagaaaaaaaaaaaaagattcgaATCATAAACGCATTCCTTGGAAATAACAAGAAGTGATAATTGAATTATAACACTTTCTCTTTAAAGTGGTCTGAAGGATATTTCTCTTATCATTTCATATAATTCTTTTCCCAATAGATGCAAACGCTTTACTCAatcaaaatttcataaaatagatACTTTTTTAAAGGGTAAAAATGTGGATTTATTACTAACTCAATTAATAAAGTttcatattatcaaataaatgaTTTATATTCGAATCTCACTTATATCGAAAATAGATTCATTAATGTTTttgtctaatgataaagaacaattTTTATAGAGCAGACATATGTTTTAAATTCTACTGtacttataaataaacaaataagggGCGAATGGGTGGATATTTTGTCGTTGTGTTATAAGAAATGAGTTTCTGGGTGTCAAAGTCAAATGTGCCTTCCATTCCATTCATATACAAATGCAAGTGATGTTATTTCTCAGTTGGTTTATGTGATACGTTGTATCATCATCATAGTATGTTGAATTGCAGTGTAAAGAATATTGTTCTTTTCTAAAGCTCATGATTCTTGTGCTTCCAGTGGGCAGCAAAACTCTAATGCATATGTTGCATCAGTataaaagttttgaattttgttgttaGGTTCTAATGAGGGGTTAGAGAAATTGTAATTGTATTGGaattgttattaataaattgatgaaatttattgtaaatCAGTTTCATTGGAGTGAGGGGCAAGTTTGCTTGGTGTATTTGTGAGATGGCCATTGGGGATTTGGAAAGGACAAAGGAGAGGGGACGGGtagaggagaaaagaaaaggaatagagatgataataattattattaaaaaaaaaaaaaaaaaaaaaaactaagataaagataaagaagGGTAAAAAAAGGGGGTAAGGGTAAAATTgggacaaaaataaaattgcaacaTTTTAGCttgtttaataataaattttttactacTCCTTCCGTCTCAATTTATTGGtcttctattccattttgggatgtcccaaaatgaagtattctttttaaaattaataaatacaatttttattttatcatttattttatttaaaaagtcaatacTATTCTTTTTCTATAGTTTAAATTAATGGGGGTTCTGGCAACTTATATCTTTTTATACAACAGacaaatcaataaataatagaacaaagtttagttacaaaattagttgtaacctaaggttacaaccttattcaatatctttttattggaagtgaattttgacaaattcaccattggattacatcttatTTAGACAAGTCAATAAATAATAGgacaaagtttaattacaaaattggttgtagtcttaggcttataacattacttaatatctttttattagaagtgaattttgataaatccacctttagattacattttcttcttatatcctccatgcttgcaaaatttctaaaaaattaaagatcaatagctgtatcatcaataaattgattaaaatgcaagtttttgtatttaaaaattatgcataaaatataaaattatatatcataTAGTAGATAATATCCGatgaacacaaaatttgacatgattataaaaagaataaagaaaattaaattcaacggttaaattttttaaaatatgtagtaatatttattttatagaataaGGTTGTAGTCTAAGGTTACAACAAAATTATACCTAAACTTTGTCCCAAATaatatttccttaaaaagttgaatttttgaaacaagacaaacaaattggaACGGAGGGAGTATTAAACAAGCTACTATTAAAATGAAAGGAccgaaatgaaaaaaaaaaaaaaaaaaaaatatatatatatatatatatatatatatatatatataggaatgaGCTTGAAACTTAAAATGGTGTAATTTGttatgtagcatttttttttttttaattccttgcAACAAAGGAGATAACTCAAATCCAGATATATCTTGTAGAGAGATTGTACCTAACAACAAAACTACaaaattgacccaaaaaaaaaaaaacctaatggCATTCTTATCCACCTAAGAAAATTCCCCTAATAAGCTAGTGAAATTATTCAATGCACCTAGGTTACTATTACTTCTTTTCACATAAAAGTAGATTTCATAAGGAACGTGAATCCTGCGCATATAACCCAAATTTCTATAAGAAAAATGTATAGTTTATTAGATGTAACCAATAATTTCTTCCATAATTGTTAGTGGACTGGCCACTCAATGTTCCATTTATTGAAACACTTGACAATGATGATGCATCGCCACCATCTATTTTGGCCCAACCACTACCTTAAATGACAATCTAGCTAGATGCTctatttctctcccaaaaaaagaaaaataaaaaagaagaaagaagctaGATGCTCTATTAGTCATCCTAAAGGCCACTAaagatattattaaaaataaaatgtccaCTAAAGATAATTCCGTTTGGcataattaattttgtcaacttattttactatttaatttattttttatactattcataggtcccacTGCACATTTTTGTAACTATTCATAGattccactgtactatttcagctaacttttacatttttctacaatactttcagcaaaaagtttttaattttagcaaaataagcggaatGCACTTTTTTAGTGGTATAACAAGTGCAAGGCACTTTTttgaaacaaattaaatatttctaGCCATAtaatttttgataaatcaaCTATtgcattggattacatttttttcttatatcttttaTGCTTGCAGAATTTTtagaagatcaaaaatcaatatttttatgtcatcaatcaaatgtttaaatttcaagtttacGTAGTTTAAAgttatgtataaaaataattttatgaatcaaatggtaaataacatctgattgacacaaaatttgacgtgtgttaaaaatataaaaaatatgcaatccAATGATTAGACTTTCAAAATGTATAGTCATGTAAATTATTTTAGTGGAAATTGTAGCCTTAGACTATAATCAAGTTTGTAAACAAACTTTGTCCATTTATAAGAATGTTTTAACCattttattaatacataaaaatTTCCTAACCAAATCACTAATAAAACTTTAATCTATTCAATTTATTCATTGTTCTATCATTAAAAGTTGGATGGTTCTATGGTTAATGGGAAAGTTAGCCCTTCTCCATCTTTCCTGTGTTAATTTAAGCTATTAGTTTCTCTTAATCTTAAAtccgaaaagaaaaaaagaattgataaTGTTATTAGTTTGTTCAATTAATAAAGATTACTATGCtaagactcttttttttttttttttttttttttgagagtacTATGCTAAGACTCTTATAGTTCAACTGATACCTTTTAGTATTTTCAAGAAAGATATCGGAGGTTCGAATTCCCAAACCCCCAACTATtgatgtataaaaataaaaattaatgactATTATAGCCTACTAATGAGCCTTTAGTGAACTTTAATTAGACAGAGTTACTTATAATAGCaaagaacaaaatcaaaaaagcaAATCACACTGAATCTCCTTTCATATAGtgaaatcaaatttgtaatacCTATTTTCTAAGACATcagtcaaaaatcaaaattatcaaaataattgaCACTCCTTTTTTTGCCTCTCCCCCCTCATAACTAATGGCATCAACACTCGATACCAAAAATTCCTTTTCTTAAGAATATTCTGAAGTAAAaaatgtgcaattttttttttttttactatcttTTTAATGAGATTACATTAGTTTGAACttctttcttgaaaaaaaaatagtttgaactttgaaataaaacaaaataaaagaagaaatcttaACCAAACAGTTCCCaacaaaaatgcaaatatatCTTACCCTTAGCCAAACCTACAGGAGTATATATCTATAAGTCTTCTTCCCAAGTGTgtgtctttctcaaaaaaagcaAACAAGTGGGTTTGTCCCACATCGCCCAAGTGTGTGTCTCCCAATGGGTTTAAAGCCTTCACACAACATTCAAGAGTTACCGGCTTTTGTATGTTGTGAGTTGTGTGATATTAAACCTGGGTTCTCACTCCCTCTGTGTGTGTATGATGAACCCAAAGCCAAATTATTGTACTTTATTTTATATGGTTTGTGGACAATTGGCTGCGTTTGGATTTGATTTATGGGCTTGGAAGAGTGTTCTTCCTTATATTGTAAATTTTGGGAAGGTTTTTAACTGCCTTCCTCCCTCTAAAACGGAAAGCATTCAAAtcaattatcaataaaaattctaGTCTCTTTTAGAAAGGAAGCCATATTGCATCCTATGCATGGATAAGTATTTAGCATTTTGGGTCTCCCTAATCAAATTTATGGTGAGATGCAGCGTttatttgagaagaaagattttGTTAGCATTTTGGGTCTccctaatcaaataaaaatatgcatagaactgGATATTACTAATGTTGAGTTCCAGTCAAAACTCGACATCAGTAATATCGAGTTCCAAAATAAGGGTATTTTGTTACATTATTTGAAAATGATGCTGTTTGGCTACATAGTTCAAAAATTAAGACTAAACAACCATTTTCCCCCAAATATGTGATGTCAGAGTCTAAATATACACAAGCACGATGAAGCAACCTTGTCCTTGGTGGTTTCAAGCAATTTGCCCTGAGTCATTTTTGGGTTCTTTTGTTCCTTTTTAGCTTTGGCCATCTCATTTTATGGAAGCCAGATGCAAGGTCTTAAAGGAGGGTTCTCATTGCCTCTAACTTTAGCTCTTTCTTGTTTTATGTGGATCAAGTTTAAGAAACCAGAGGCATATGGCCCAATTTGGTTGTTTAATTGCACACTAGGTTGTTAGGAATGGCTCAAAGTGAAATTATGATTGTGGCAGGAGTGTAAGTTATAATTTTCAATGATATTGAGTTGAGATTTTTCAAGCCACACTAATTGAAATTGTTTAGGTTGGATATTAAAGAGTGGGTGATTTTAAGTACATAATATTGGGaatttttgtaatataattGATTGTGATATTTGATAGTGAATAAGTTTGTGTCTCAATGTGGGCTAAGAATTTTGTGGCCTTATTACTATCCTTCATCAACCCAACCCAAGTTTAATATCAAACCGAagatgttttaattttttaaaccaaaagttACAAGGTTATACCCAGAAAAATAGGGAAATAAAAATCACTGAGTTACTAACAAACATCAATCTTGGATAGTTGTTTTGAAATGTATGAAAAACAATGTACTCTTTGGGCAAGGGCTGTTATACATGGGAGTGATGTTGTAACCAAACTTGGGTAGTTATTTATATCATAATGgttcaatattaaaaaatttcaaatctctATAAGAATATAagatcactcttttttttttttttctttttttacaaaataggaaTTTCATTctagcataatctaagtgtatatgtgtgtaaagctctctcttggagacttgaattcCAATCTTTGCCTCCCTCTTGTAGAGTGATAATCACACCAAGGGTGCGTGGTGAtatcattctttttaaaaaataaaaagattttgattAGGGAGACCCAAAATGCTAACATAATATAGATTTTGCTAACATAATATAGATTTTAAAATCTTTTCATCACTATATATTAACCTTGTGTTCTTTCTTCTCAAATAAACGTTGCATCTCACCATAAATTTGATTAGGGAGACCCAAAATGCTAAATACTTATCCATGCATAGGATGCAATATGGCTTCCTTTCTAAAAGAGACtagaatttttattgataattgaTTTGAATGCTTTCCGTTTTAGAGGGAGGAAGGCAGTTAAAAACCTTCCCAAAATTTACAATATAAGGAAGAACACTCTTCCAAGCCCATAAATCAAATCCAAACGCAGCCAATTGTCCACAAACCATATAAAATAAAGTACAATAATTTGGCTTTGGGTTCATCATACACACACAGAGGGAGTGAGAACCCAGGTTTAATATCACACAACTCACAACATACAAAAGCCGGTAACTCTTGAATGTTGTGTGAAGGCTTTAAACCCATTGGGAGACACACACTTGGGCGATGTGGGACAAACCCACTTGTTtgctttttttgagaaagacacACACTTGGGAAGAAGACTTATAGATATATACTCCTGTAGGTTTGGCTAAGGGTAAGatatatttgcatttttgttGGGAACTGTTTGGTtaagatttcttcttttattttgttttatttcaaagttcaaactatttttttttcaagaaagaaGTTCAAACTAATGTAATCTCATTAAAaagatagtaaaaaaaaaaaaattgcacatttTTTACTTCAGAATATTCTTAAGAAAAGGAATTTTTGGTATCGAGTGTTGATGCCATTAGTTATGAGGGGGGAGAGGCAAAAAAAGGAGTGtcaattattttgataattttgatttttgactgATGTCTTAGAAAATAGgtattacaaatttgatttcGCTATATGAAAGGAGATTCAGTGTGATTtgcttttttgattttgttctttGCTATTATAAGTAACTCTGTCTAATTAAAGTTCACTAAAGGCTCATTAGTAGGCTATAATAGtcattaatttttctatattatGTTAGCATTTTGGGTCTCCCTaatcaaaatctttttattttttaaaaagaatgataTCACCACGCACCCTTGGTGTGATTATCACTCTACAAGAGGGAGGCAAAGATTGgaattcaagtctccaagagagagctttacacacatatacacttagattatgctagAATGAAAttcctattttgtaaaaaaagaaaaaaaaaaaaaaagagtgatctTATATTCTTATagagatttgaaattttttaatattgaacCATTATGATATAAATAACTACCCAAGTTTGGTTACAACATCACTCCCATGTATAACAGCCCTTGCCCAAAGAGTACATTGTTTTTCATACATTTCAAAACAACTATCCAAGATTGATGTTTGTTAGTAACTCAGTGATTTTTATTTCCCTATTTTTCTGGGTATAACCTTGTaacttttggtttaaaaaattaaaacatctTCGGTTTGATATTAAACTTGGGTTGGGTTGATGAAGGATAGTAATAAGGCCACAAAATTCTTAGCCCACATTGAGACACAAACTTATTCACTATCAAATATCACAATCaattatattacaaaaattCCCAATATTATGTACTTAAAATCACCCACTCTTTAATATCCAACCTAAACAATTTCAATTAGTGTGGCTTGAAAAATCTCAACTCAATATCATTGAAAATTATAACTTACACTCCTGCCACAATCATAATTTCACTTTGAGCCATTCCTAACAACCTAGTGTGCAATTAAACAACCAAATTGGGCCATATGCCTCTGGTTTCTTAAACTTGATCCACATAAAACAAGAAAGAGCTAAAGTTAGAGGCAATGAGAACCCTCCTTTAAGACCTTGCATCTGGCTTCCATAAAATGAGATGGCCAAAGCTAAAAAGGAACAAAAGAACCCAAAAATGACTCAGGGCAAATTGCTTGAAACCACCAAGGACAAGGTTGCTTCATCGTGCTTGTGTATATTTAGACTCTGACATCACATATTTGGGGGAAAATGGTTGTTTAGTCTTAATTTTTGAACTATGTAGCCAAACAGCATCATTTTCAAATAATGTAACAAAATACCCTTATTTTGGAACTCGATATTACTGATGTCGAGTTCTGACAGGAACTCAACATTAGTAATATCcagttctatgcatatttttaaGTGGATTTCGACATTCCTAAAGTTGAGTTCTgcgcaatttaaaaaaaaaaattttaagtggcaaaaTAGACATAAAATACAACATTGCAATTGTCAAGTTCCAAGCAGAATTCGATATCAGCAatgtcgagtttcaaaacaaggaTATTTTGTTATATAATTTGGAAAATAGGCTGTATGAATACATAGAGTTGGAAGGAGTTGCAGCACTCccaaaaattctaaataaagCCTTATTGGGCTTTTGGGTTAGACTTAGGCCTAGGACACTAAATATCAAATGCCATGGattatcaacaaataaaagcCTTGTTGGATTTTCAGATAAGGCCCAATAGGTTCACTTTCCTAATCTCCATCCTTGTTTTTCTGCACTCTTTTTCTCCTCCCTATGACACAGACACATTGCCGATTTGCTCttcattttacactctaaaCCTCTAAAACCCCAAAACCTTGGTCCCTTCGTGATGTCTCAAACTGCAACAACAATGGGTGAGCGTGTTCCAAACGATGTCGTGGAAGACATCCTGGGTCAGCTACCAGTGAAATCCTTAACCAGATTCAGGTGCGTTTCGAGATCTTGTGACTCCATCATCACTGACCCCACTTTCATTAGCAAACACTTCAAGCTCAACCTTAACCAATCCGAATCGTTAGTATCCACAAACACTCACACTGGGTATTTGCTATATACTACAGAGGATAAGAACAGTTCACCATCTTCCAAACATCTATGTACGGTTGTTTGCAATAGTGACAGCACATTGACCCAGATTTCAAGGTTTGAAATCCCCTCACTTTTTGAGAAATATAGTATAGTTGGTTTCTGTAATGGCTTGTTCTGTCTAGCTAGTAGCGACAATGATCTTAATCACATTATATATTTGTGGAACCCAAGTATTAGAATGTTTAAGAAGCTTCTAGCTACTCCCTTTACTGACAAGGATAATAAGAAACATAAGAGTTCTGTTGTTGGACTTGCTTATAATTCTGAGAACAATGACTTCAAGATTCTGAGACTTCTGTCTGTTCTTTTGGGACCAGAGGCCAAGGCCGAGGTCGAGATTTACAGTTTGAGTACAGATTCCTGGAGAAAGGTTGTAATATCGATGGAGTCCTTAAGAGGGTATGAACCCAACCTTGGAAGAATTGTTAAGATTGATCCACCCTGTATATTTTTGAATGGAGCTTTGCACACTGTAGTAATGACTATCCGCCACCGTTTCATTCTGTCTTTTGATGTCAATGATGAGAGCTTCCGTGAGATAATGTTTCCTTTTAATTACTCAGATGTGGTTATGAAGTATCAACTTGCATTGTTTAAGAGATCCCTAGCTGTTTTCGTTTTCGCTCGTAGTCTTGGGGGTGTCTTATGCCACATATGGGTTATGGAGGAGTATGGTGTGGCTGAGTCTTGGACTAGAAAATATATGGTACCAATGATTTGGGTTAGGGTTGGTAATTTCTATGGCTGCACTGATAATGGTGAACTTTTGATTGAGAATGCCACTGGGCTGGCTTCAATTGACCCTGAGAGTCGAAAGCAGAACATTCTTGCAATTGAAGATGCTGATTGGGTGGGTTTCACGGCTAATTCAATGGAGAGCTTGATTTTACTCGATGGCGGTAAGTAAATGTGAAAATTCACTTTAGCTATTATATCACTCTCAGTTTTGCCAC encodes:
- the LOC126705477 gene encoding F-box/kelch-repeat protein At3g23880-like isoform X1, with translation MSQTATTMGERVPNDVVEDILGQLPVKSLTRFRCVSRSCDSIITDPTFISKHFKLNLNQSESLVSTNTHTGYLLYTTEDKNSSPSSKHLCTVVCNSDSTLTQISRFEIPSLFEKYSIVGFCNGLFCLASSDNDLNHIIYLWNPSIRMFKKLLATPFTDKDNKKHKSSVVGLAYNSENNDFKILRLLSVLLGPEAKAEVEIYSLSTDSWRKVVISLESLSGYEPNFGGIFDIDLPCIFLNGALHTVAWTCRRPIILSFDVNDECFREIMLTPNHLRASVVTHFAQHALFKRSLALFTFTHSHAGVLCHIWVMEEYGVAESWTRKYSVPMIWVSVGNFYGCTDNGELLIKNATGLVSIDPESRKQNILAIEDADWVGFMANSMESLILLDGVPQSRARQMV
- the LOC126705477 gene encoding F-box/kelch-repeat protein At3g23880-like isoform X4, encoding MSQTATTMGERVPNDVVEDILGQLPVKSLTRFRCVSRSCDSIITDPTFISKHFKLNLNQSESLVSTNTHTGYLLYTTEDKNSSPSSKHLCTVVCNSDSTLTQISRFEIPSLFEKYSIVGFCNGLFCLASSDNDLNHIIYLWNPSIRMFKKLLATPFTDKDNKKHKSSVVGLAYNSENNDFKILRLLSVLLGPEAKAEVEIYSLSTDSWRKVVISMESLRGYEPNLGRIVKIDPPCIFLNGALHTVVMTIRHRFILSFDVNDESFREIMFPFNYSDVVMKYQLALFKRSLAVFVFARSLGGVLCHIWVMEEYGVAESWTRKYMVPMIWVRVGNFYGCTDNGELLIENATGLASIDPESRKQNILAIEDADWVGFTANSMESLILLDGE
- the LOC126705477 gene encoding F-box/kelch-repeat protein At3g23880-like isoform X2; the protein is MSQTATTMGERVPNDVVEDILGQLPVKSLTRFRCVSRSCDSIITDPTFISKHFKLNLNQSESLVSTNTHTGYLLYTTEDKNSSPSSKHLCTVVCNSDSTLTQISRFEIPSLFEKYSIVGFCNGLFCLASSDNDLNHIIYLWNPSIRMFKKLLATPFTDKDNKKHKSSVVGLAYNSENNDFKILRLLSVLLGPEAKAEVEIYSLSTDSWRKVVISMESLRGYEPNLGRIVKIDPPCIFLNGALHTVVMTIRHRFILSFDVNDESFREIMFPFNYSDVVMKYQLALFKRSLAVFVFARSLGGVLCHIWVMEEYGVAESWTRKYMVPMIWVRVGNFYGCTDNGELLIENATGLASIDPESRKQNILAIEDADWVGFTANSMESLILLDGVPQSRARQMV